From Candidatus Hydrogenedentota bacterium:
CGCCGGGGCTGCTGTTGTTGTGCTGGGTGATCGCGGGTGTGGTGAGCTTTCTGGGGGCGCTGAGTTACGCGGAGCTGGCGGGGATTATCGCGGAGCCGGGCGGACAGTACGTTTACCTGCAGCGGGCCTATGGGCGGTTCTTTGCGTACTTGTATGGGTGGGCGTCGTTTGCGGTGATTCAGACGGCGTCGATTAGTTCGATCGCGTATGTGTTTGGCCAGTCGGCGAATACCTTGTTTCACTTTCCACGGCTTGACGCGGTGTATGAGCAATGGTCGCTGTTTGGCATCTTCTATCCGCTCGACAACCTCGGTGTGAAGGTGTTCACCGTGGTCGCGATTGCCGCGTTGTCGGTTGCGAATTATTACGGCGTCGTGTTTGGAGGGATGATCGCGAGCGTCTTCACGTGTCTGAAGCTCGCGGGGATTGCGTTGCTGATTGCGCTGGGTTTGACGATCGGGCAGGGTTCGGCTGAGCACTTTACGCCGTGGCTGGCCCATCCCGATGCGCAATACGCAACGAATCTGGGTCTATTCGGCGCGATGTTTGCCGCGTTTCTGGGGGCGTTCTGGGCGTATGACGGTTGGAACAACATCACGTCATTGGCGGCGGAGGTGCGGCGTCCGAAGCGCAATATCCCGTTGGCGTTGGGGTTGGGCACGGCGGGCGTGATGGCGGTGTATTTGTTGGTCAACGCGGCGTATGTGTACGTGATGCCGGTGGAAGAGATGGCGGCCCTCACGAAGCAGGACAACGCGATAGTCGCGGTTGAGGTCATGCGGAAATGCGTGGGGCCGCACGGGGCGACGTTCATCGCGATCCTGATTCTGCTATCGACGTTTGGGGCGACCAACTGCCAACTCATGCCGCACAGCCGCGTGTACTTTGCGATGGCGCGCGATGGTCTGTTCCTGAAGGGAGCGGCCAAGTGCCATCCCGTTTACAAGACCCCTTCGAATTCGCTGGTGATACAAGCGGTGTGGGCGTCGTTGCTGGTGTTCAGCGGGACTTTCGATCAGCTCACCGACATGGTGATCTTCGCGTCGTTCATTTTCTATGGCGCAACGGCCTTCGGAGTGATTGTGTTGCGCCGCGCGTTGCCCGACGCGCCACGTCCGTATAAGGTGACGGCCTACCCCTTCGTGCCGCTGTTCTTTGTGGCGTTCTGCGCCGTGCTGGTGGTGGTGACGATCTATCAGAGCCCGCGCAATGCGGGGATCGGATTGGTGTTGGTGTTGTCCGGCGTACCGTTGTATGCCCTGTGGGGAAGGAACTCCCGAGTCAGTTAAGCTACACTAGTTGTTCACGCATTCGGTTAGCTGCTTGAAAAAACCATGAGAACGATCACGTGAAAGACAAGTTGTACTCTGTGCTTCGCAAACGTTGGACACCTTGGGCGGCAGCTGCAATTGCCGCGATGGTCACGGCCTTTCTGCTGCATCATCATGGACGCATATGGTGGTGTGCCTGCGGGAAAGCGACGCCGTGGTCCGGCGATATCTGGACATCCCACAACTCGCAACATTTATTCGATCCCTACAGTTTCTCTCACGTGTTGCACGGCGTGATCTTCTGCGGGCTGTTTGCCTTGCTGTTGCGAAAGGCATCCAGCCAATGGCGCTTCTTTTTTTCGATTGTGCTTGAGTGCGCATGGGAGCTTTTTGAGAATTCGCCGTTCATCATCCAGCGGTATCGAGAAGGCACGTTTGCGTTGGGTTATGAGGGCGATTCCGTGCTTAATTCGATGGGCGACGTTATGTCGTGCGGCATTGGGTTTGCCGTTGCGTACTACCTGGGACTGCGCCGGTCGTTGGTGTTTGTGGCAATCGTTGAGCTTGTGATGCTGGTATGGATTCGGGACAACCTCACACTGAACATCATAATGCTGATTCATCCGATCGATGCCATCAAGGCATGGCAGATGGGACAATGAGAATAGTCCTCACTCCTTCCCCGGCGCGCTAGAGCCTCGCTTTGCCTTTTCCACGCTTTCCATACGTCCGCCCGTAGACGCTCGCATCAGCCATCGCGTGGTGCGCGGGAAATGGCGGGCAAAGAAGGCGGCGGCTTTGCCGTGGCCGGTGATGACGGCTTCGAATTGGCGGCGGTACAGCGCCGTGACGATGGCGCGGGCGGCGCGATCGGTGGGAACGATAATCCATGCGGGAGCAGGGTCGGGACGTCCTTCCCGGAGGACACCGTCGTTGCCGGTCATGCGGATGTTGCTCGCGACGATGCCGGGGTTGATGCACGTGACCGTGATCCCCTTTTCGGCGAGGTCGAAGTAGAGGGATTCGGCGAGGCCGCAGACCGCGAACTTGCTGGCGCAGTAGGGGGCGGTGGCGGGTGCTCCGAGGCGTCCGAGTACGCTGGAGACGAGGCCGAGTCTGCCTTTCGATTTTTCCAGGTGCGGCATCACGGCGTAGACGGTATTCAGAACGCCGAAGAAGTTAGTTTCGAATTGCCGGCGAAAGTCGTCGGGCGTTAGTTTCCAGAACGCTCCGCTTACGCCGAATCCCGCGTTTGCGACAGCCACGTCGATGCCGCCGAATGCTTCGACGGTTGCGGCAACCGCCGCGTCCAGGCTGGCGCGGTCGTGTACGTCGC
This genomic window contains:
- a CDS encoding amino acid permease — its product is GLVARLGLFTAIMIIMGNMIGSGIFKKAAPMAEQVQSPGLLLLCWVIAGVVSFLGALSYAELAGIIAEPGGQYVYLQRAYGRFFAYLYGWASFAVIQTASISSIAYVFGQSANTLFHFPRLDAVYEQWSLFGIFYPLDNLGVKVFTVVAIAALSVANYYGVVFGGMIASVFTCLKLAGIALLIALGLTIGQGSAEHFTPWLAHPDAQYATNLGLFGAMFAAFLGAFWAYDGWNNITSLAAEVRRPKRNIPLALGLGTAGVMAVYLLVNAAYVYVMPVEEMAALTKQDNAIVAVEVMRKCVGPHGATFIAILILLSTFGATNCQLMPHSRVYFAMARDGLFLKGAAKCHPVYKTPSNSLVIQAVWASLLVFSGTFDQLTDMVIFASFIFYGATAFGVIVLRRALPDAPRPYKVTAYPFVPLFFVAFCAVLVVVTIYQSPRNAGIGLVLVLSGVPLYALWGRNSRVS
- a CDS encoding DUF2585 family protein, with translation MKDKLYSVLRKRWTPWAAAAIAAMVTAFLLHHHGRIWWCACGKATPWSGDIWTSHNSQHLFDPYSFSHVLHGVIFCGLFALLLRKASSQWRFFFSIVLECAWELFENSPFIIQRYREGTFALGYEGDSVLNSMGDVMSCGIGFAVAYYLGLRRSLVFVAIVELVMLVWIRDNLTLNIIMLIHPIDAIKAWQMGQ
- a CDS encoding SDR family NAD(P)-dependent oxidoreductase, with translation MAKRFEGQTVFITGASSGIGAELSRAFAREGANVALAARRADILRANVEAIHQEGGRALAVACDVHDRASLDAAVAATVEAFGGIDVAVANAGFGVSGAFWKLTPDDFRRQFETNFFGVLNTVYAVMPHLEKSKGRLGLVSSVLGRLGAPATAPYCASKFAVCGLAESLYFDLAEKGITVTCINPGIVASNIRMTGNDGVLREGRPDPAPAWIIVPTDRAARAIVTALYRRQFEAVITGHGKAAAFFARHFPRTTRWLMRASTGGRMESVEKAKRGSSAPGKE